Proteins encoded by one window of Chondromyces crocatus:
- a CDS encoding serine/threonine-protein kinase PknK, with translation MDPGTLIAGRFSIERQAASGGMGTVFRASDLLDGSTVALKMLRGQDALDVDRFDRESRILSELDHPGIVRYIAHGTTTAGERYLAMEWLEGEDLAARLARRALTPLESVTMLRKAAEALGYAHGNGIVHRDIKPSNLFLVTGDVRRLKVVDFGIARPDGDTHRLTYTGGILGTPGYIAPEQLEGQPAKDPAVDVFSLACVVFECIAGKPAFEGAHLMAALAKLLFQEPPRLRELRHDVPELLERLIERMMSKVVAERPRNGAEVCVALDAIEPAIATWTTPLDRSTLVSAPMPPGSVRSPDSLTIREARLVSLVLAGDPDAGSAGGLDPEALAATDLRDSIAACGAHLVELVRGSLVAVVSGPGSAVDRAERAVQCALLLRERFQHIPICVVTGRGVSSAKLIEGDVIDRGVRALRATAGGTVRLDDVTAGMLGARFEVNSDGGGLYLAGESSSDEGAPLLLGRPSPWVGRSRELAAVEGVFAGCVQESLASAVLVTGPAGAGKSRLRQELVTRARRIADPLEVMIGRASSVAAGSPFGIIADAIRRAAGVRDGEPLEVRRRKLKARLGRHLEGAALSTVSAFLGEVVGTPFPEGEARGLRAARENAMMMSDATRAAWEDWLTAECSAQPVLLVLEDLHWGDAATVRLVDATLRNLRDLPLMLLVLARPEIHQQFPSLWVDREVQLIKLGPLPPRASEKLVRGVLGEQMSDDVVARLVDRADGNPFYLEELIRAVAAGKEDGLPDSVLGTVEARLDAEGTEAKRALRAASVFGDRFSKLGVTALLGGENKNREIESVLQALSARELIAPINTPGLLANDYVFRHAIVREAAYAMLTDHDRELGHRLAGEWLERTGHPDAMTIAEHFRRGGVPDRSVRWYRRAAEQALEANDLSAALERAIRATEAGAEGPELGGVRLIEAEANLWRGELAMAEQRANEATDLLQPLSAAWFRAGMQAAIAAGRLGATERVARWAAVASVVTGGENARRAQMVCLSNCATYLTFGGRFAEADALISRLDQAIAEQGRLDPEVAAELHQMRAFRASAAGDPGACLRELQAAQAAFDLAGDQRNACTIRSNLGFIYTELGDFEHAEETLRSALTIAARMGLDDLETVILHNLGKPLAYRGNLDEARVIEQRAVDAFQQQGAARTEGVSRVYLAEIAFLSGDLVAAEREARAAAETLKVAPSLRASAVALLSRALLAQGRTAEALLSAREAHAALQELGSLEEGEALVRLAYAEALEATGASSDAASVLATAREHLLSRAAKISDLRWRDSFLTQVPDNARTLSLSDAPLGGEAS, from the coding sequence ATGGATCCCGGCACCCTCATCGCAGGCCGTTTCTCGATTGAGCGGCAGGCGGCGTCGGGTGGTATGGGCACGGTGTTTCGCGCCAGCGACCTCCTGGATGGGTCGACCGTCGCGCTGAAGATGCTCCGCGGACAGGACGCGCTCGACGTCGATCGATTCGACCGGGAATCCCGCATCCTCTCCGAGCTCGATCACCCTGGCATCGTTCGATACATCGCCCACGGGACCACCACCGCCGGCGAGCGCTACCTGGCGATGGAGTGGCTCGAAGGGGAGGATCTGGCCGCGCGCCTGGCCCGTCGTGCCCTGACGCCACTCGAGAGCGTCACCATGCTCCGGAAGGCCGCCGAGGCCCTCGGGTACGCTCATGGGAACGGGATCGTTCACCGTGACATCAAGCCGTCCAACCTGTTTCTGGTGACGGGTGATGTGCGCCGCCTCAAGGTGGTGGACTTCGGGATCGCGCGTCCTGATGGAGACACCCACCGGCTGACGTACACGGGGGGTATCCTCGGCACGCCGGGGTACATCGCTCCCGAGCAGCTGGAAGGCCAGCCAGCGAAGGATCCGGCCGTCGACGTGTTCTCGCTCGCCTGCGTGGTCTTCGAGTGCATCGCCGGCAAGCCGGCCTTCGAAGGAGCGCACCTGATGGCCGCCCTGGCGAAGCTGCTGTTCCAGGAGCCGCCCCGGCTCCGGGAGCTGCGCCATGACGTCCCCGAGCTGCTGGAGCGGCTGATCGAGCGGATGATGTCGAAGGTGGTTGCCGAGCGCCCGCGCAATGGCGCCGAGGTCTGCGTCGCGCTCGACGCCATCGAGCCTGCGATCGCCACGTGGACCACGCCGCTGGACCGCTCGACGCTGGTCTCCGCGCCGATGCCGCCTGGATCGGTGCGGTCTCCGGACAGCCTGACCATCCGGGAGGCGCGTCTGGTCAGCCTGGTGCTCGCGGGCGATCCAGACGCCGGCTCGGCTGGAGGGCTCGATCCCGAGGCGCTCGCCGCGACGGACCTCCGGGATTCCATCGCTGCATGTGGCGCCCACCTCGTGGAGCTCGTGCGCGGTTCGCTGGTGGCGGTGGTCTCCGGGCCGGGGAGCGCCGTGGATCGTGCGGAGCGCGCTGTGCAATGTGCTCTCCTGCTGCGCGAGCGCTTCCAGCACATCCCGATCTGCGTGGTCACTGGTCGCGGCGTGTCGTCCGCCAAGCTGATCGAGGGGGACGTGATCGACCGCGGTGTGCGGGCGCTGCGGGCGACGGCGGGCGGTACCGTTCGGCTCGACGATGTCACCGCGGGGATGCTGGGCGCACGGTTCGAGGTGAACAGCGACGGGGGCGGGCTCTACCTGGCCGGGGAGAGCAGCTCCGACGAGGGAGCGCCGCTCCTGCTCGGGAGGCCGAGCCCCTGGGTCGGTCGCAGCCGTGAACTCGCGGCCGTCGAGGGGGTGTTCGCAGGCTGCGTGCAGGAGTCGCTCGCCAGCGCGGTGCTGGTCACCGGGCCGGCTGGCGCTGGAAAGTCGCGTCTTCGTCAGGAGCTGGTCACTCGCGCACGGCGCATCGCCGATCCGCTGGAGGTGATGATCGGGCGGGCCAGCTCGGTCGCTGCAGGATCGCCGTTCGGTATCATCGCGGACGCGATCCGCAGGGCCGCCGGCGTTCGCGATGGCGAGCCGCTCGAGGTACGGCGACGCAAACTGAAGGCGCGCCTCGGGCGGCACCTGGAGGGGGCGGCCCTGTCGACGGTTTCGGCGTTCCTCGGTGAGGTCGTCGGTACTCCCTTCCCGGAAGGAGAGGCGAGAGGGCTCCGCGCCGCGCGTGAGAACGCGATGATGATGAGCGATGCCACGCGCGCTGCGTGGGAGGACTGGCTGACCGCCGAGTGCTCCGCGCAGCCCGTGCTCCTCGTGCTCGAGGACCTGCACTGGGGGGACGCGGCGACGGTGCGTCTCGTCGACGCCACGCTGCGCAACCTGCGCGATCTGCCGCTGATGCTGCTCGTGCTCGCGCGTCCCGAGATCCACCAGCAGTTTCCGTCGCTCTGGGTGGATCGCGAGGTCCAGCTCATCAAGCTCGGTCCGCTCCCGCCGCGGGCGAGCGAGAAGCTGGTGCGAGGGGTGCTGGGCGAGCAGATGTCCGATGACGTGGTGGCGCGGCTCGTCGATCGTGCCGACGGCAATCCGTTCTACCTCGAAGAGCTGATCCGCGCGGTCGCTGCGGGCAAGGAGGATGGGCTGCCCGACTCCGTGCTGGGGACCGTGGAAGCGCGTCTCGACGCCGAGGGGACGGAGGCGAAGCGTGCGCTCAGGGCGGCGAGCGTGTTCGGTGATCGGTTCTCGAAACTCGGCGTGACCGCGCTCCTGGGCGGTGAGAACAAGAACCGCGAGATCGAGTCCGTGCTCCAGGCGCTCTCGGCGAGGGAGCTGATCGCGCCCATCAACACGCCTGGCTTGCTCGCGAACGACTACGTCTTCCGGCACGCGATCGTCCGGGAGGCTGCGTACGCGATGCTCACCGATCACGATCGGGAGCTGGGTCATCGCCTCGCGGGGGAGTGGCTGGAGCGCACGGGGCATCCCGACGCGATGACGATCGCCGAGCACTTCCGGCGCGGGGGCGTGCCCGATCGCTCTGTGCGCTGGTACCGCCGGGCTGCCGAGCAAGCCCTCGAGGCCAACGATCTCTCCGCCGCGCTGGAGCGCGCCATCCGCGCGACCGAGGCGGGCGCCGAGGGGCCGGAACTGGGTGGTGTGCGGCTCATCGAGGCGGAGGCCAACCTGTGGCGGGGTGAGCTGGCCATGGCCGAGCAGCGCGCCAACGAGGCGACCGATCTGCTGCAGCCTCTGTCGGCCGCGTGGTTCCGGGCCGGCATGCAGGCTGCCATCGCCGCCGGGCGCCTCGGGGCCACCGAGCGCGTGGCGCGCTGGGCCGCGGTCGCCAGCGTCGTCACCGGGGGAGAAAACGCGCGGCGTGCCCAGATGGTCTGCCTGAGCAACTGCGCCACGTACCTCACCTTCGGTGGGCGCTTCGCAGAGGCCGACGCGTTGATCTCCCGCCTCGACCAGGCCATCGCCGAGCAAGGTCGCCTCGACCCCGAGGTCGCGGCGGAGCTGCACCAGATGCGTGCGTTTCGCGCCTCGGCGGCCGGTGATCCGGGAGCGTGCCTCAGAGAACTCCAGGCCGCTCAGGCGGCCTTCGATCTCGCCGGAGATCAGCGCAACGCCTGCACCATCCGTTCGAACCTGGGCTTCATCTACACCGAACTGGGCGACTTCGAGCATGCCGAGGAGACGCTGCGCTCGGCGCTCACCATCGCCGCCCGCATGGGCCTCGACGACCTGGAGACGGTGATCCTCCACAACCTGGGCAAGCCGCTCGCGTATCGTGGCAATCTCGACGAGGCGCGCGTCATCGAGCAGCGCGCCGTGGATGCCTTCCAGCAGCAAGGGGCTGCGCGCACCGAGGGGGTCTCGCGCGTCTACCTCGCCGAGATTGCTTTTCTGTCCGGGGATCTCGTCGCAGCCGAGCGCGAAGCCCGCGCTGCCGCCGAGACACTCAAGGTTGCTCCGTCGCTGCGCGCGTCGGCCGTCGCGCTCCTTTCACGCGCTCTCCTGGCGCAGGGGCGCACCGCGGAGGCGCTCCTCTCGGCGCGCGAGGCCCACGCCGCGCTCCAGGAGCTGGGCTCCCTCGAAGAGGGTGAGGCTCTCGTCCGCCTTGCCTACGCCGAGGCGCTGGAGGCGACCGGGGCGTCGTCGGATGCCGCCTCCGTGCTCGCCACGGCGCGCGAACACCTTCTCTCGCGTGCGGCGAAAATCAGCGATCTCCGCTGGCGTGACAGTTTCCTCACCCAGGTCCCCGACAACGCCAGGACGCTTTCCCTCTCGGACGCACCCTTGGGAGGCGAAGCGTCCTGA
- a CDS encoding BolA family protein has protein sequence MANTRQETIQDVLSRALTPQHLDVENESGRHSVAPGSETHFKVLVVSEVFAGMGALQRHRHVNELLRDEFSRGLHALSLRALTPEEWARQSDTTFRSPPCLGGSKAD, from the coding sequence ATGGCAAATACGAGGCAAGAGACCATCCAGGATGTGCTGTCGCGTGCGCTCACGCCGCAGCACCTCGACGTGGAGAACGAGAGCGGGCGGCACAGCGTGGCCCCGGGCTCCGAGACGCACTTCAAGGTGCTCGTGGTGAGCGAGGTGTTCGCGGGCATGGGGGCCCTGCAGCGGCACCGCCACGTCAACGAGCTGCTCCGGGACGAGTTCTCCAGGGGACTCCACGCGCTGAGCTTGCGCGCGCTCACCCCGGAGGAGTGGGCCCGGCAGTCGGACACCACGTTCCGCTCGCCGCCCTGTCTCGGCGGCTCCAAGGCCGACTGA
- a CDS encoding lysophospholipid acyltransferase family protein has protein sequence MPPLRERLRSALQSDSALWRRALLAGVHHGPEFWVRYSPPLFGLLFGAALPAKRKLVESNLRWIRGSRSPVVDLREISEVFASYASCLTEGLLLASERGFILKSRAQGVENYHAAAAAGRGVILATAHTGGWDLAGQIMRDVHQGGVVVVMQRERDAQARALQDEARARAGIQVVHAGESALDALPLLAHLRRGAAVALQIDRTPPGARSRQVSLFGTPWRCPEGPLTLAALSGAPILPVFTRRLGFLHYEAVASTPIWLPRRPSEAERAAAASAMVGAMERFVRESPTQWFHFVERDEGRDTMT, from the coding sequence ATGCCCCCTCTGCGTGAGCGGCTTCGCTCAGCCCTTCAGTCGGACTCTGCGCTGTGGCGTCGCGCCCTGCTCGCCGGCGTTCACCACGGTCCCGAGTTCTGGGTGCGCTACAGCCCACCTCTGTTCGGCCTTCTCTTCGGTGCCGCGCTCCCTGCAAAGCGAAAGCTCGTCGAGTCCAACCTGCGCTGGATTCGCGGGTCGAGGTCGCCCGTCGTCGATCTGCGCGAGATCTCGGAGGTCTTCGCCTCCTATGCTTCGTGCCTCACGGAGGGCCTGCTCCTCGCAAGCGAGCGCGGCTTCATCCTGAAGAGCCGCGCGCAGGGGGTGGAGAATTATCACGCTGCCGCGGCCGCAGGACGAGGGGTCATCCTGGCCACTGCGCATACGGGCGGGTGGGATCTCGCGGGTCAGATCATGCGCGATGTTCACCAGGGCGGCGTGGTCGTGGTCATGCAACGTGAGCGTGACGCGCAGGCCCGCGCCCTCCAGGATGAAGCTCGCGCGCGGGCCGGGATCCAGGTCGTCCACGCGGGCGAGAGCGCTCTCGACGCGCTCCCGCTGCTCGCACATCTCCGCCGGGGCGCTGCGGTGGCGCTGCAGATCGATCGCACCCCACCGGGAGCCCGCTCACGTCAGGTCTCTCTCTTCGGCACCCCGTGGCGCTGTCCCGAAGGGCCTCTGACCCTGGCAGCGCTCAGCGGCGCCCCCATCCTCCCGGTTTTCACCCGTCGACTCGGCTTCCTCCACTATGAAGCCGTCGCCTCCACCCCCATCTGGCTACCACGCCGCCCGAGCGAGGCTGAACGCGCTGCGGCTGCGAGCGCCATGGTCGGCGCCATGGAGCGCTTCGTCCGCGAGAGCCCGACACAGTGGTTCCACTTCGTCGAACGCGACGAAGGCCGGGACACGATGACCTGA
- a CDS encoding CBS domain-containing protein encodes MKGHARHLMTEHVFALTPGTLLSEVARIFAANGLSGAPVVDDEHRVLGFLSETDLLGSLLRGDQEESTAGDVMTQPAVVVDEFTPTDEVMNVLRQGDIHHVPVVREGRLMGIITPRDILKYVVEHTLPPPEELA; translated from the coding sequence ATGAAGGGCCACGCGCGCCACCTGATGACCGAACACGTCTTCGCCCTCACCCCGGGCACCCTGCTCTCCGAGGTCGCACGAATTTTCGCTGCGAACGGGCTGAGTGGCGCGCCGGTGGTGGACGACGAGCACCGGGTGCTGGGGTTCCTCAGTGAAACGGATCTGCTCGGTTCACTGCTCCGGGGAGACCAGGAGGAATCGACCGCCGGTGACGTCATGACACAACCCGCCGTTGTGGTGGACGAGTTCACACCGACCGACGAGGTAATGAATGTCCTCCGCCAGGGCGACATTCACCACGTTCCGGTCGTCCGTGAGGGACGGCTCATGGGAATCATCACCCCTCGGGACATCCTCAAGTACGTCGTGGAGCACACCCTCCCGCCGCCCGAGGAGCTCGCCTGA
- a CDS encoding response regulator transcription factor codes for MDLLLIDDQNVVREALALALQGRPGIDTILQAECAREALALLDRHACQLAILELSLPDQAGSELIRRLKAREGLRVIVLSTHRDEFSIAEAMRAGADGYLSKRASLNDLLGAIESVVHGRGALSSDVSAAMVRAMQRREVAEGNMVAALSERERQVLRLLALGSSAKEVAAQLSISVKTVETHRARLCAKVATNSVADLTRLAVRSGLVQA; via the coding sequence ATGGACTTGCTGCTGATCGATGATCAGAACGTCGTACGCGAAGCGCTGGCGCTGGCGCTGCAGGGTCGTCCTGGCATCGACACCATCCTGCAAGCGGAGTGCGCTCGAGAGGCGCTCGCGTTGCTCGACCGGCATGCATGCCAGCTCGCGATCCTGGAGCTGTCGCTCCCTGATCAAGCAGGGAGCGAGCTGATCAGACGGCTGAAGGCGCGCGAGGGGCTCCGAGTCATCGTGCTCTCCACGCACCGCGACGAATTCAGCATCGCGGAAGCCATGCGGGCCGGAGCGGACGGTTACCTATCCAAGCGTGCCAGCTTGAACGATCTGCTCGGAGCGATCGAGAGCGTCGTCCATGGTCGCGGGGCCCTGTCGTCCGACGTGAGCGCGGCGATGGTCCGGGCGATGCAACGGCGTGAGGTGGCAGAGGGGAACATGGTCGCTGCGCTCAGCGAGCGAGAGCGACAGGTGCTGCGACTCCTGGCTCTGGGGAGCTCGGCCAAGGAGGTCGCCGCGCAGCTCTCGATCAGCGTGAAGACGGTCGAGACGCACCGCGCACGGCTGTGCGCCAAGGTGGCCACGAACAGCGTCGCCGACCTGACGCGTCTGGCAGTGCGCTCAGGGCTCGTCCAGGCCTAG
- a CDS encoding metallophosphoesterase family protein, whose amino-acid sequence MELVFALVTDLHFGPQASFGGKLRKLTADAPALARAFVSRMNEAVRPDFVVNLGDDIEDEGFEADRARYGACIETLRGVQAELVNVAGNHDLVHLRPADLLAAWGKPELPGLHYSFDRGGFHFVVLHTREKKDVDVTVGEAQIRWLAEDLAAARGPTVVFMHHSAADQDLRGNRWFEGSPHICLVEERRALRSLFQQHGVRAVFNGHLHWNHLDVIAGIPYVTVQSLIENLDEDAPGRPAAAHAVVRVTPERVIVEIEGAERARYQVDRAG is encoded by the coding sequence GTGGAGCTGGTCTTCGCGCTCGTCACCGATCTGCATTTCGGACCGCAGGCATCGTTCGGGGGCAAGCTCCGCAAGCTGACCGCAGACGCGCCGGCGCTCGCTCGCGCCTTCGTCTCCCGCATGAACGAAGCCGTCCGTCCCGATTTCGTGGTGAACCTCGGCGACGATATCGAGGATGAGGGCTTCGAGGCCGACCGCGCGCGCTACGGCGCTTGCATCGAGACGCTCCGTGGGGTCCAGGCGGAGCTGGTCAACGTCGCTGGAAACCACGACCTGGTCCACCTGCGTCCGGCGGATCTGCTCGCAGCCTGGGGCAAGCCGGAGCTGCCGGGCCTCCATTACAGTTTCGATCGTGGCGGGTTTCACTTCGTGGTGCTCCACACCCGCGAGAAGAAGGACGTGGACGTCACGGTCGGAGAGGCCCAGATCCGCTGGCTGGCCGAGGATCTGGCTGCGGCCCGCGGGCCCACGGTCGTCTTCATGCACCACAGCGCGGCAGACCAGGATCTGCGCGGCAACCGTTGGTTCGAGGGCAGCCCTCACATCTGCCTCGTCGAGGAGCGTCGGGCGCTGCGCTCCCTCTTTCAGCAGCACGGGGTGCGCGCCGTCTTCAATGGCCACCTTCACTGGAATCACCTCGACGTCATCGCCGGCATTCCTTACGTGACCGTCCAGAGCCTCATCGAGAACCTGGACGAGGATGCTCCCGGGCGTCCAGCCGCGGCACACGCCGTGGTGCGCGTCACGCCGGAGCGGGTGATCGTCGAGATCGAGGGGGCCGAGCGGGCGCGCTATCAGGTCGATCGGGCGGGGTAG